Proteins encoded within one genomic window of Trichoderma asperellum chromosome 2, complete sequence:
- the INT6 gene encoding eukaryotic translation initiation factor 3 subunit E, which produces MEDILKALPADGASIMANVAPHLSRHLLFPLIQFEGDQAEEKGDAELAKKILSGKIKLLEDTNMTDYVATLYCDLHGVAEPPAEYTKKRQDVLTQLDKYEKETEQIANLLTQDEVVNGLRSDKVANLEFLKNQHGVTLEMVNALYDFGQFQFRCGQYGPAADMLYQFRVLSTDNDKVAAATWGKLASEILSTNWESAVDELKNVREGIDTRLFNNPRAQLDHRTMLIHWSLFPLFNFEGAREPILDMFFSASYINTIQTSCPWILRYLIAAVITGRTRARNSSVQQKQLKDIVRYVRQEAYEYADPITQFVNALYIAHDFDAAREALRLSEEVCRSDFFLAASTDAFVNAARHLICESYCKIFSRMNIRDLSAKLGLNPDDGEKWIVNLIRETRLDAKIDSQDGTVIMNHPPNNVYQQVIEKTKGGFFRTQVLNAAVSK; this is translated from the exons ATGGAGGATATTCTCAAGGCCCTGCCAGCCGATGGCGCGTCAATCATGGCCAACGTTGCGCCGCACCTGAGCCGTCACCTGCTCTTCCCGCTCATCCAGTTCGAGGGCGACCAGGCCGAGGAGAAGGGCGATGCCGAGCTGGCTAAGAAGATTTTGTCGGGCAAgatcaagctgctggaggaCACCAACATGACCGACTACGTGGCGACTCTGTACTGCGATCTCCACGGCGTGGCTGAGCCGCCCGCCGAGTACACCAAGAAGAGACAGGATGTGCTTACGCAGCTGGACAAGTACGAGAAGGAGACAGAGCAGATTGCGAACCTCTTGACCCAGGACGAGGTCGTCAATGGCTTGCGAAGCGATAAGGTTGCCAACTTGGAGTTTCTCAAGAACCAGCACGGA GTTACCCTCGAAATGGTGAACGCTCTGTACGATTTTGGACAGTTCCAGTTCCGATGCGGTCAATATGGCCCTGCCGCCGATATGCTCTACCAATTCCGAGTTCTCTCAACCGATAACGACAAggttgccgctgccacctgGGGAAAGCTTGCGTCCGAAATTCTGTCCACAAACTGGGAGTCTGCCGTTGATGAGCTTAAGAACGTCCGAGAGGGCATCGATACCAGACTTTTCAACAACCCCCGAGCTCAGCTGGACCACCGGACCATGCTTATCCACTGGTCCCTCTTCCCTCTGTTCAACTTCGAGGGTGCCCGTGAGCCCATCCTGGATAtgttcttctctgcctcctACATCAACACCATTCAGACCTCTTGCCCCTGGATTCTCCGGTACCTGATTGCTGCCGTTATCACCGGCCGCACACGTGCTCGCAACAGCTCTGtccagcagaagcagctcaaggacATCGTTCGCTATGTGCGACAGGAGGCCTATGAGTATGCCGACCCCATCACCCAGTTCGTTAACGCCCTTTACATCGCCCATGACTTCGATGCTGCTCGTGAGGCCCTCCGCCTGTCAGAGGAAGTGTGCCGAAgcgacttcttcttggctgcaTCCACCGATGCGTTTGTCAACGCCGCCCGACACCTCATCTGCGAGAGCTATTGCAAGATCTTCAGCCGAATGAACATCAGGGATCTGAGCGCCAAGCTTGGCCTGAACCCTGATGACGGCGAGAAGTGGATCGTCAACCTGATTCGCGAGACCCGCCTGGATGCCAAGATTGACAGCCAGGATGGCACCGTCATCATGAACCACCCGCCCAACAACGTTTACCAGCAGGTCATTGAGAAGACCAAGGGTGGATTCTTCAGAACACAGGTCCTCAACGCTGCTGTTTCCAAATAA
- a CDS encoding uncharacterized protein (BUSCO:EOG092D0454~TransMembrane:5 (o1317-1339i1543-1562o1614-1632i1652-1670o1676-1693i)) has protein sequence MATVQSLGLHQPAGLRHAIDEQLLPQDPSASSYAWDIFIDDTDGVQIEDELLTTDKCVVWSRGGLFRKTFKFDLEKESITQALLTYFPASEDERSGRKASGAGDRRPVALEKGLVVFLKTQAHIYMLSGTSHVVHMPFEVESACAAPVGVLIQTKQKTENLAPISLKFPRVPPNSFVSSQLTALHGSQQTAFSMESLGNPKSLPVGLNMTLENMWDAPLEQPESHWPRLVALSDPLLDIGLVVTDSERLSSKRRSRNKSSKRHGFLDPCEEILHIEKVVIPGTSPEHPHESLILGVTINREANAYTIWRLTYLDHQDHFIKRHRPSSTKASRRRSSMQPGFASGTSTPVQANHRDSFGAPLPGKRPRKSEKVEKPLDLVSSLERQDMESSGVGRRSSRRLSSMLARADLSASYDRIIFPDQSSILGSASSKRHDSLGHHGRSSASFIHQGHHSLGSLLEAPLDGGLDDRAYNIRLDDREFDGLQHEMLFSKIHILPIDSSNVHYSTSGSATRNQPKVFILAAPPFATNDYQTGQLLIGIQEIAEKRLQMVTFPLKLHQKLDAPVNAERGESPHTTVTILPGDFKRAQNVVDSCKIVDGNQSAILVLSESMDGRHELSAQAPWSDMTKLSISLLFVDDTKSLQFRGRAVDRDVRQRKSEIIDLTNGSIVGVCHPRHRGVVDVVDTQGRLHQLKIQLRPSSRPVSDILNVCRSVLTDSLGERIHTGWLHTMQWLYSQGKAGVNVEWSALTTLLLALFLNLDRQELRNPPSERLPVRKRRLPSGSFASIRDSDDWKALERGETVNSLGCPTWMINHGWQWVLEDDAEDASSQSGAQGLSAKFISRHITLAKEYMSSPFGITALGPSGYLPTSIGRNPEYKRRVAVDIFMALHLLSEEQKLNIMSAEYQSSGRADFRVILCQVARWLKWHTFLSFYELGIQEDIDPRHDQELRLKSPIPEPPDRPDILEWIQSCFIGLRGQHYVIPADIFYAATQLSEPDNMIDSRWDSILPRTLMFRRFFSLVKPNATAVQMVEAMKDCGLTNHVLGTLPEAVLIPLQDAIALCQPHPPSSWSDEMLELVKRTDISLILTPSKRPRPAMSNILTPTHTASWEYKLLCESVEQTNSQGYDEGEGTERQSIIRALFKDDRRLQEARDLLATHKPRIVSLPQDPTLPDSEYLEKQKELVSRIATGTLAIPAGRGLLYYSLRFPLITQKFHIGGFNLNCIVKPNNVTVGVDKALFTEEKVCWGFFHQGVAAGLAISPQAKGIDTSWILYNKPGQDLSNRHAGFLLALGLNGHLKDVAKWVAFKYLTPKHTMTSIGLLLGLAASYMGTMDSLITRLLSVHATRMLPRGAAELNLSPLTQTSGIMGIGLLYCGSQHRRMSEIMLSEIEHVEDEDEEEPLRSECYRLAAGFALGFINLGKGNDLKGLQDMRLTEKLITHATATKNVEIVHVLDRASAGAVMAIALIFMKSEDQIVARKIDVPDSVLQFDYVRPDILLLRTMTRNLILWSQIEPTFDWIQRSLPAPYRSRHKLSNTSKLRSSDLPFFSILTGLCFSISLRFSGSASPKVRDLLLHYLDQFMRITGLPATPRMHPDAAPLYDEELARTNARMCQDILAVSCSIVMAGTGDIAVLRRLRALHGRDDPDTPYGSHLAAHLAIGALFLGCGTATFGSSNKAIAALLVAFYPIFPVNVMDNRSHLQAFRHFWVLAAEQRCLVAKDAVTGQPVSVPVHIKMQGSASMEAVLRRTTPCLLPPLDQISSVTTAGGPQFWDVELDFSNEELRESFAQTQTLYLRRRPPREGTFASTLRALGEDGNGDNPLEWVLNLGALQDLSYAEKAALLDTGDEELGDIGTAVDARLEMERGIMEGGDRERLEGARLLFEWGDARDNLRQASSAAISDSQATIKPATPKRGPRDGATPEPEEKEDEKSEGVWWMRESAIETLKGKVWMAARQHEQ, from the exons ATGGCGACTGTTCAATCTCTAGGCTTGCATCAACCGGCAGGGCTCAGACATGCCATTGACGAACAGCTGCTTCCTCAGGACCCGTCTGCCTCATCTTATGCCTGGGATATCTTCATTGATGACACAGATGGAGTGCAGATAGAAGATGAACTGCTTACGACTGATAAGTGTGTCGTGTGGTCCCGTGGAGGGCTTTTCCGCAAAACATTCAAGTTCGACCTTGAAAAGGAGTCTATCACGCAGGCTCTTCTCACTTATTTTCCAGCGTCTGAGGATGAGCGCAGTGGCCGCAAGGCCTCTGGAGCTGGGGATCGCCGCCCCGTGGCCCTCGAAAAAGGCTTGGTGGTCTTTCTCAAGACCCAGGCTCATATCTACATGTTGTCGGGGACAAGTCACGTAGTCCACATGCCGTTCGAAGTAGAATCAGCATGTGCTGCCCCCGTTGGAGTCCTCATCCAGACGAAGCAAAAGACCGAGAACCTGGCGCCAATTTCCTTAAAGTTTCCTCGAGTCCCGCCCAACTCTTTCGTGTCGTCTCAGTTGACTGCATTACACGGCTCCCAACAGACCGCTTTCTCCATGGAGAGTCTTGGAAACCCCAAGTCTCTGCCAGTGGGATTGAATATGACACTGGAAAACATGTGGGACGCGCCATTGGAACAACCCGAGTCTCATTGGCCTCGACTTGTAGCCCTAAGTGATCCATTGTTGGATATTGGGCTTGTGGTAACGGATTCCGAAAGACTATCctcgaaaagaagaagtagaaatAAATCTTCAAAGAGACATGGCTTCCTTGATCCTTGCGAGGAAATACTCCATATTGAGAAAGTTGTCATCCCCGGCACTTCCCCCGAGCATCCACACGAGTCTCTGATATTGGGAGTCACCATCAATCGCGAGGCCAATGCTTACACCATCTGGAGGCTGACCTATCTAGATCATCAAGATCATTTCATAAAACGCCACAGGCCTTCTAGCACAAAGGCATCGCGACGACGGAGCTCTATGCAGCCGGGTTTCGCCAGTGGTACATCAACCCCTGTGCAAGCAAATCATCGAGATAGCTTTGGAGCGCCGCTTCCTGGGAAACGGCCACGGAAGAGCGAAAAGGTCGAAAAACCATTGGACCTGGTATCATCACTAGAGAGGCAGGATATGGAAAGCTCTGGAGTTGGGCGGAGGAGCTCACGTAGGCTGAGTTCAATGCTGGCTCGCGCAGACCTCTCTGCCTCTTACGATAGGATAATATTCCCTGACCAATCTTCAATTCTCGGCAGCGCTTCTTCAAAACGACATGATTCTCTTGGTCATCACGGTCGTTCTAGCGCCTCTTTCATCCACCAAGGTCATCATAGCCTTGGCAGTTTGCTGGAAGCTCCGTTAGATGGTGGTTTAGATGATCGTGCTTACAACATACGGCTTGATGATCGCGAATTTGATGGACTCCAACACGAAATGCTCTTTAGCAAAATTCACATCCTTCCGATAGATAGCTCAAACGTTCATTATTCAACTTCTGGTAGCGCAACTCGAAACCAGCCCAAAGTTTTCATCCTTGCGGCTCCTCCATTCGCTACGAATGATTACCAAACGGGCCAGTTGCTTATAGGTATCCAAGAAATTGCAGAGAAGCGCCTTCAGATGGTTACCTTTCCTCTTAAGCTGCACCAAAAGCTAGACGCTCCGGTAAACGCTGAGAGAGGGGAGTCACCGCACACCACAGTCACTATCTTGCCAGGTGATTTCAAGAGGGCGCAGAATGTCGTCGACTCATGCAAAATTGTGGATGGAAATCAATCTGCCATCCTTGTTCTATCTGAATCTATGGATGGCCGACATGAGCTGAGTGCTCAGGCACCATGGAGCGACATGACCAAACTCtcaatctctctcctttttgtcGATGATACAAAAAGTTTACAATTCCGCGGGAGAGCAGTTGACAGAGATGTAAGGCAGCGAAAGAGTGAAATCATAGATCTCACCAATGGTAGCATTGTCGGCGTCTGCCACCCTAGACATCGGGGAGTTGTTGACGTTGTTGACACCCAAGGGCGCCTGCATCAGTTGAAAATCCAGCTGCGGCCGTCTAGCAGGCCGGTGTCTGATATTCTTAATGTCTGCAGAAGCGTCTTGACAGATTCACTAGGAGAGCGTATCCATACGGGATGGCTTCACACCATGCAGTGGCTCTATAGCCAAGGCAAAGCTGGCGTCAATGTAGAATGGTCTGCATTAACTACTTTACTCCTAGCATTGTTCCTAAATTTAGACAGGCAAGAACTTCGGAATCCCCCCTCAGAGAGACTCCCAGTTCGGAAGCGGAGGCTTCCTTCTGGCTCGTTCGCATCCATTCGGGACTCTGATGATTGGAAAGCTCTAGAAAGGGGCGAGACCGTGAACTCTCTTGGTTGTCCGACATGGATGATTAATCACGGATGGCAATGGGTACTTGAAGATGATGCGGAAGATGCCTCATCTCAAAGTGGTGCTCAAGGTCTCAGCGCAAAGTTCATTTCCAGGCATATTACTCTTGCTAAAGAGTACATGAGCTCACCATTCGGGATAACTGCTTTAGGCCCTTCTGGATACCTCCCAACTTCCATAGGCAGAAACCCTGAATACAAGCGCAGAGTCGCAGTGGATATATTCATGGCCCTTCACCTACTATCAGAAGAACAGAAGCTCAATATCATGTCTGCCGAGTACCAATCCTCTGGGCGGGCTGATTTCCGGGTTATCTTGTGTCAGGTTGCAAGATGGTTGAAATGGCATACATTTTTATCCTTTTATGAGCTAGGGATACAAGAGGACATTGATCCACGTCATGACCAAG AACTGCGCCTGAAATCTCCAATTCCTGAACCGCCGGATAGACCAGATATACTAGAATGGATTCAATCCTGTTTTATAGGTCTTCGCGGCCAACACTATGTCATTCCAGCAGATATATTCTATGCTGCAACACAATTATCCGAGCCGGACAACATGATTGATAGCCGCTGGGACTCTATCCTTCCCCGAACCCTGATGTTCAGGCGTTTCTTCAGTCTTGTAAAGCCCAACGCTACAGCAGTGCAAATGGTGGAAGCGATGAAAGACTGCGGCCTAACGAATCATGTCCTCGGAACTCTCCCAGAAGCTGTTTTGATCCCTCTTCAAGATGCCATAGCGCTCTGTCAACCCCACCCTCCCTCTTCGTGGTCGGATGAGATGCTAGAATTGGTAAAGAGAACCGATATTAGTCTAATTCTCACCCCCAGCAAACGCCCTCGCCCGGCCATGTCGAATATCTTG ACACCCACGCATACTGCAAGCTGGGAATACAAATTGCTCTGTGAAAGTGTCGAACAAACTAATAGCCAGGGTTACGATGAAGGTGAAGGAACTGAACGCCAATCAATTATCCGAGCACTTTTCAAGGATGACCGTCGccttcaagaagctcgagaCTTGCTTGCTACTCACAAGCCGAGGATTGTGAGTCTACCTCAAGATCCGACCTTGCCTGATAGTGAGTATCtggaaaagcaaaaagagctaGTGTCCAGGATCGCCACCGGAACTCTGGCTATTCCAGCGGGAAGAGGACTGCTTTACTACAGTTTGCGCTTTCCTCTCATCACTCAAAAATTTCATATTGGCGGATTCAACCTGAACTGCATTGTGAAGCCAAACAATGTCACTGTAGGGGTTGATAAAGCGCTATTCACAGAAGAGAAAGTGTGCTGGGGGTTTTTCCATCAGGGAGTTGCAGCAGGGTTGGCAATTTCCCCACAAGCAAAGGGCATTGATACTTCGTGGATCTTATACAATAAACCGGGACAGGACCTCAGCAATCGCCACGCTGGATTTCTTTTAGCCCTGGGGCTAAATGGACACCTCAAGGATGTCGCAAAGTGGGTAGCTTTCAAGTACCTCACACCAAAGCATACCATGACTTCCATTGGTCTACTGCTAGGCCTCGCCGCGTCATATATGGGTACCATGGACTCTCTCATAACTCGTCTCCTGTCTGTACATGCTACGCGTATGCTTCCACGAGGGGCTGCAGAACTTAATCTTTCACCTCTCACTCAAACATCTGGCATCATGGGAATTGGTCTCTTGTATTGTGGCAGCCAACATCGACGTATGAGCGAGATAATGCTCTCTGAGATTGAGCAcgttgaggatgaggatgaagaggagccGCTGAGAAGCGAATGCTACCGCCTTGCGGCCGGCTTTGCACTTGGTTTCATCAACCTTGGCAAGGGAAATGACCTCAAGGGCTTACAAGATATGCGGCTCACGGAGAAACTCATCACGCATGCAACTGCGACTAAGAATGTTGAGATCGTACACGTCTTGGATCGAGCCTCAGCTGGCGCAGTCATGGCTATTGCACTCATCTTTATGAAATCGGAGGATCAAATTGTGGCGCGCAAGATTGATGTTCCCGACTCGGTTCTTCAGTTTGACTACGTCCGCCCCgacattcttcttctccgaacTATGACGAGAAATCTTATTCTTTGGTCCCAGATAGAACCAACATTTGACTGGATTCAAAGAAGTCTTCCTGCTCCCTACCGCTCACGCCATAAATTAAGCAACACCTCCAAATTGAGATCTTCTGacttgcccttcttcagcatTTTGACGGGTCTCTGCTTCTCTATTTCTCTGCGTTTCTCTGGAAGTGCCTCTCCCAAGGTTCGAGATTTACTATTGCATTATTTGGATCAGTTCATGCGCATCACTGGACTTCCAGCAACTCCGAGAATGCATCCAGATGCAGCCCCGCTCTATGACGAAGAGCTTGCCAGGACGAACGCCCGAATGTGCCAAGATATTCTCGCAGTCTCTTGCTCTATCGTTATGGCTGGCACAGGCGACATTGCTGTCCTCCGTCGACTTCGAGCTTTACATGGCAGGGATGATCCCGATACACCCTACGGTTCACATCTTGCAGCTCATCTAGCCATCGGAGCATTGTTCCTGGGCTGTGGAACAGCTACCTTTGGTTCAAGCAATAAAGCAATAGCAGCCTTACTGGTGGCGTTTTACCCAATTTTCCCGGTGAATGTTATGGACAATCGATCGCACCTTCAGGCGTTTAGGCACTTCTGGGTCCTTGCCGCTGAGCAGCGTTGCCTTGTCGCCAAAGATGCCGTCACAGGACAACCAGTATCCGTACCTGTGCATATCAAAATGCAAGGTAGCGCTTCCATGGAAGCAGTGCTGCGCAGAACCACGCCATGCCTTCTCCCCCCTCTCGATCAGATCTCCAGCGTAACCACAGCCGGTGGCCCGCAATTCTGGGATGTCGAGCTCGACTTCTCCAATGAAGAGCTCAGAGAATCCTTTGCGCAGACGCAAACGCTCTATCTCCGCAGGAGACCACCGCGCGAAGGCACATTCGCTTCTACACTTAGAGCACTCGGCGAAGATGGAAATGGCGATAACCCGCTAGAATGGGTGCTTAACTTAGGTGCTTTGCAGGACTTAAGCTACGCTGAGAAAGCCGCCCTGCTGGATACCGGTGATGAAGAACTGGGTGATATTGGAACAGCCGTCGACGCGAGGCTCGAGATGGAGCGAGGTATCATGGAAGGTGGTGATAGAGAGCGCCTTGAAGGTGCAAGACTGTTATTCGAATGGGGTGATGCTCGAGATAATCTCCGCCAAGCCTCGTCAGCAGCAATTTCGGATAGCCAAGCTACCATCAAGCCTGCTACCCCAAAGCGTGGGCCGAGGGATGGTGCTACTCCAGAGcctgaagagaaggaggatgaaAAATCAGAGGGCGTCTGGTGGATGAGAGAGAGTGCCATTGAGACTCTAAAGGGGAAAGTATGGATGGCGGCCCGACAGCATGAGCAATAA